From a region of the Agromyces ramosus genome:
- a CDS encoding aminoglycoside phosphotransferase family protein translates to MTELVAASVAEWLDRWHLSIDGAVFETATSTLAPAHTATGHAVMLKVSHHDEERRGSALLAAWSGRGAARVLEHDGDAVLMERATGPRSLVHLSMSGSDAAATRVLCATAAVLHEASGAVLGSAQPPELVPLRMWFRQLFAHADELTPLHRRGAEFADALLDAEREVVALHGDLHHGNVLDFGERDRGWLAIDPKGLLGERAFDYCNLLCNPSPAFAREPGRIEARVAMVTDAAGLEPVRFARWLVAWCALSSTWHALDGDAAAAASVAGIGERALTLALA, encoded by the coding sequence GTGACCGAGCTCGTCGCGGCATCCGTCGCCGAGTGGCTCGACCGCTGGCACCTCAGCATCGACGGCGCCGTCTTCGAGACCGCGACGTCGACGCTCGCGCCCGCGCACACGGCCACCGGGCACGCCGTGATGCTGAAGGTCTCGCATCACGACGAGGAGCGGCGCGGGTCGGCGCTGCTCGCCGCGTGGTCGGGGCGCGGCGCGGCGCGGGTGCTCGAACACGACGGCGACGCCGTGCTGATGGAGCGGGCGACCGGTCCGCGGTCGCTCGTGCACCTGTCGATGTCGGGGTCGGATGCCGCGGCCACGCGCGTGCTCTGCGCGACCGCCGCGGTGCTGCACGAGGCATCCGGAGCAGTGCTCGGCTCGGCCCAGCCGCCGGAGCTCGTGCCGTTGCGGATGTGGTTCCGCCAGCTCTTCGCGCACGCCGACGAGCTCACGCCGCTGCACCGGCGAGGCGCTGAATTCGCGGACGCCCTGCTCGACGCCGAGCGCGAGGTCGTGGCGCTCCACGGCGACCTGCACCACGGCAACGTACTCGACTTCGGCGAGCGCGACCGCGGGTGGCTCGCGATCGACCCCAAGGGACTGCTCGGCGAGCGCGCGTTCGACTACTGCAACCTGCTCTGCAATCCCTCGCCGGCGTTTGCACGTGAGCCGGGCCGCATCGAGGCGCGGGTCGCGATGGTGACGGATGCCGCGGGCCTCGAGCCCGTGCGCTTCGCCCGGTGGCTCGTGGCGTGGTGCGCCCTCTCGTCGACGTGGCACGCGCTCGACGGCGATGCGGCGGCCGCAGCATCCGTCGCCGGCATCGGCGAGCGAGCGCTCACGCTCGCACTCGCCTGA
- the ligD gene encoding non-homologous end-joining DNA ligase encodes MLEIDGREVRVSNPGKVVFPEPGLTKLDLVNYYLAVADGALRGAAGRPMVLKRFVKGIDEEAFFQKRAPEKRPEWIDTATLHYASGNSAEEVVVRDAAALAWVVNLGCLDLNPHPVRAEDLDHPDELRVDLDPMPGVDWSQIVDVAMVAREVLADHGLVGWPKTSGSRGMHIYARIEPRWDYREVRLAAETLAREVERRAPGLASAKWWKEERGESVFVDFNQNAKDRTVASAYSVRPLPDARVSTPLDWEEVRDSRPELFTVSTVLRRFAERGDAAAGIDDAAGGLDALLRLAEELGPAEKPPKSSDGSGRRQSTMPLIEIARTKTKPESLEALERWKAKHPDVAALLEPADVLVDGMRGSSSLWYRIRVNLQHVPEAQRPEQGALEADYDPWAGREWNT; translated from the coding sequence ATGCTGGAGATCGATGGCCGTGAGGTGCGCGTCAGCAATCCCGGCAAGGTCGTCTTCCCCGAGCCCGGCCTGACCAAGCTCGACCTCGTGAACTACTACCTCGCGGTCGCCGACGGCGCCCTCCGCGGAGCTGCCGGTCGGCCCATGGTGCTGAAGCGGTTCGTGAAGGGCATCGATGAGGAGGCGTTCTTCCAGAAGCGCGCGCCTGAGAAGCGGCCCGAGTGGATCGACACGGCGACCCTGCACTATGCGTCGGGCAACTCGGCTGAAGAGGTCGTGGTGCGGGATGCCGCGGCGCTCGCGTGGGTCGTCAACCTGGGCTGCCTCGACCTCAACCCGCACCCGGTGCGGGCCGAAGACCTCGATCACCCCGACGAGCTCAGGGTCGACCTCGACCCGATGCCCGGGGTCGACTGGTCGCAGATCGTCGACGTCGCCATGGTCGCGCGCGAGGTGCTCGCCGACCACGGCCTCGTCGGCTGGCCGAAGACGTCGGGCTCGCGCGGCATGCACATCTACGCGCGCATCGAGCCGCGGTGGGATTACCGCGAAGTACGGCTCGCCGCCGAGACGCTCGCCCGCGAGGTCGAGCGCCGCGCTCCGGGCCTGGCGAGCGCGAAGTGGTGGAAGGAGGAGCGCGGCGAGAGCGTCTTCGTCGACTTCAACCAGAACGCGAAGGACCGCACCGTGGCCTCCGCCTACTCGGTGCGTCCGCTTCCCGACGCGCGCGTCTCGACCCCGCTCGACTGGGAGGAGGTGCGCGACAGCCGGCCCGAGCTGTTCACCGTGTCGACCGTGCTCCGGCGCTTCGCCGAACGCGGCGACGCCGCCGCGGGCATCGACGATGCGGCGGGCGGGCTCGACGCGCTGCTCCGGCTCGCCGAGGAGTTGGGGCCGGCCGAGAAGCCCCCGAAATCATCCGATGGCAGCGGGCGCCGGCAGTCGACGATGCCGCTCATCGAGATCGCGCGCACGAAGACGAAGCCCGAGTCGCTCGAGGCACTCGAGCGCTGGAAGGCGAAGCACCCCGACGTCGCGGCGCTCCTCGAGCCCGCCGACGTGCTCGTCGACGGCATGCGCGGCTCGAGCTCGCTCTGGTACCGCATCCGGGTGAACCTGCAGCACGTGCCCGAGGCCCAGCGTCCCGAGCAGGGGGCGCTCGAGGCCGACTACGACCCCTGGGCCGGACGCGAGTGGAACACGTGA